A portion of the Sulfurospirillum diekertiae genome contains these proteins:
- a CDS encoding putative nucleotidyltransferase substrate binding domain-containing protein, producing the protein MVDEENLTSMYDLEAFLRSIHPFQLLSKTEIAKAIGAMNIAYYKKETLLLSPSKPAEFLYIIIKGEVGEFHEEELLKVYSKSNSFDADALIYNKSESSFKVLEELICYELKKADFLALLDSNAAFKAYFIQDLANKIQSAKAKEYTTELSGFMMARVQDSYLHVPTIVEKECSIIEALHQMEATKSSCIIVRNGEGYEYGIVTDSIVRRHVLFEEYDKHAAIGPIALHPIITIEADDYLFNALLSFTKHSIKRLIVTRDGEIIGILEQLDLLSYFANHTYLVAVQIRKATTVEELKQASFDLMSIVKKLHVKGTKVDYIAKLISEINEKIYEKLYGMIVPPELAQKACLVVMGSEGRKEQLLKTDQDNALIIDDNVNESLYIPYMRRFTETLIDFGFPRCEGNIMVSNPYWCKHWSAYQKEIMRWFDTPSMEDVMNLAIFFDAIPVAGDASMLHKLKNEIFEHVEEQSPFLANFAKAATAFETPIGMFTNLIAQNHKIDVKKGGIFPIVQGVRALALEHKIEVTDTLTRIKKLAKMDVIDNDFAGALIEAFDTLLNLRLKERLSLGEDKGLDNFVNIENLNQLELELLKDSFKIVNKFKKFLTYHFKLSMVS; encoded by the coding sequence ATGGTTGACGAGGAGAATCTTACAAGTATGTACGATCTTGAGGCGTTTTTGCGCTCTATTCATCCGTTTCAACTGCTTTCCAAAACCGAGATTGCTAAAGCCATTGGTGCGATGAATATCGCTTACTATAAAAAAGAGACATTGCTGCTTTCTCCTTCAAAACCAGCTGAATTTTTATACATTATTATCAAAGGCGAAGTAGGGGAGTTTCATGAAGAAGAATTGCTCAAAGTGTACAGTAAATCTAACTCATTTGATGCGGATGCCCTCATTTATAACAAAAGTGAGAGCAGTTTTAAAGTTTTAGAAGAGCTTATCTGCTATGAGCTAAAAAAAGCCGATTTTCTCGCTTTACTTGATTCCAACGCAGCCTTTAAAGCCTACTTCATCCAAGACCTTGCTAACAAAATTCAATCCGCCAAAGCCAAAGAGTACACCACGGAACTTTCAGGGTTTATGATGGCACGCGTGCAAGACAGCTATTTGCATGTGCCAACGATTGTGGAAAAAGAGTGCTCTATCATCGAGGCACTTCATCAAATGGAGGCAACAAAAAGCAGTTGTATCATCGTTCGCAATGGCGAGGGATATGAGTATGGTATTGTGACTGACAGCATTGTGCGCCGTCATGTACTTTTTGAGGAGTATGATAAACATGCCGCCATTGGTCCTATTGCGCTTCACCCCATTATCACCATCGAAGCGGATGACTACCTTTTTAACGCACTTCTTTCGTTTACGAAACACTCTATCAAACGTCTTATCGTCACGCGCGATGGTGAGATTATCGGCATTTTGGAACAATTGGATCTGCTCAGTTATTTTGCCAATCACACCTATCTCGTTGCTGTTCAAATCCGAAAAGCGACTACCGTCGAAGAGCTCAAACAAGCCAGTTTTGATCTGATGAGCATCGTGAAAAAGTTACATGTCAAAGGAACCAAGGTTGATTATATTGCCAAGCTGATTTCGGAGATTAACGAGAAGATTTATGAAAAACTCTATGGCATGATCGTTCCACCTGAGCTTGCCCAAAAAGCGTGTTTGGTGGTGATGGGCAGTGAAGGGCGCAAGGAGCAGCTTCTTAAAACTGACCAAGACAATGCGTTGATCATTGACGATAATGTCAATGAAAGCCTTTATATTCCCTACATGCGGCGTTTTACTGAAACACTCATCGATTTTGGTTTCCCTCGTTGCGAGGGTAACATTATGGTTTCCAATCCGTATTGGTGTAAACATTGGAGTGCTTACCAAAAAGAGATCATGCGTTGGTTTGATACGCCAAGCATGGAAGATGTGATGAATCTTGCGATCTTTTTCGATGCAATTCCTGTGGCAGGCGATGCGTCGATGTTACATAAACTTAAAAATGAAATCTTTGAACATGTTGAAGAGCAGAGTCCTTTTTTAGCCAATTTTGCAAAAGCGGCAACGGCATTTGAAACGCCCATTGGTATGTTTACCAATCTGATCGCTCAAAATCATAAAATTGATGTCAAAAAAGGGGGCATTTTCCCCATCGTTCAAGGTGTGCGCGCTCTCGCATTGGAGCATAAGATCGAAGTGACCGACACGCTTACTCGCATAAAGAAGCTTGCAAAGATGGACGTTATAGACAATGATTTTGCAGGCGCACTCATCGAAGCGTTTGATACTCTTTTGAATTTGCGTTTAAAAGAGCGTTTGAGCTTGGGTGAAGACAAGGGGCTGGATAACTTCGTGAACATCGAAAATCTCAACCAATTGGAGCTAGAGCTTCTCAAAGACAGCTTCAAAATCGTCAATAAATTTAAGAAATTTTTGACGTACCATTTTAAACTTTCCATGGTGAGCTAG
- a CDS encoding 3'-5' exonuclease, with product MFASFFAKRNAQNLKDEQYRFLFEEAPVDEVVVFDTETTGLSPKKDEILSIGAVKIRGNKILMSEKFELFIKPSREINEKSIKIHQIRNVDLENGIDPHKAIVQFLHFIGSRPLVGYYLEFDIKMMNTYVKPWLGINLPNPQIEVSGLYHDKKIKFIPDGVIDLRFDVMMNDLGLPIFGKHDALNDAMMTAMMYIKLRNIEKV from the coding sequence ATGTTCGCCTCTTTTTTTGCGAAACGCAATGCCCAAAATCTTAAAGATGAACAGTACCGTTTTTTATTTGAGGAAGCGCCCGTTGATGAAGTCGTGGTATTTGACACCGAAACAACAGGGCTCAGTCCCAAAAAAGATGAGATCCTCTCCATCGGTGCGGTGAAGATCAGAGGCAATAAAATCTTGATGTCCGAAAAGTTTGAGCTCTTCATTAAACCCAGTCGGGAGATCAACGAAAAAAGCATTAAGATTCATCAAATCCGTAATGTCGATTTGGAAAATGGCATCGACCCCCACAAGGCAATTGTGCAGTTTTTACACTTCATCGGTTCGCGCCCACTGGTCGGCTACTACCTTGAGTTTGACATCAAAATGATGAACACCTACGTCAAACCGTGGCTTGGAATCAACCTCCCCAACCCCCAAATCGAAGTCTCAGGACTCTACCACGACAAAAAGATCAAATTCATCCCCGATGGCGTGATAGACCTACGTTTTGATGTCATGATGAACGACCTAGGCTTGCCCATCTTCGGGAAACACGACGCGCTCAATGATGCTATGATGACGGCAATGATGTATATAAAACTTCGAAATATTGAGAAGGTGTAG
- the arsB gene encoding ACR3 family arsenite efflux transporter translates to MQNESTKPTSGMGFFERYLTVWVALCIVAGVAIGQFFPVVPKTLSRFEYAHVSVPIAILIWLMIYPMMLKIDFASILDAGKKPKGLCITCTVNWLIKPFTMYLIAAFFFKVLFVNFLPENLANEYLAGAILLGAAPCTAMVFVWSHLTKGDAAYTLIQVAVNDLILLIAFTPIVAFLLGVSNVIVPYDTLFLSVVLFVVIPLLSGYLSRRYIIKHKGLSYFENVFIKKFDNTTILGLLLTLIIIFTFQGDIILNNPLHVLLIAIPLTIQTFFIFYISYGWARLWKLPHNIAAPAGMIGASNFFELAVAVAITLFGLQSGATLATVVGVLVEVPVMLALVRIANNTKHWFEM, encoded by the coding sequence ATGCAAAATGAATCGACAAAACCCACATCGGGTATGGGCTTTTTTGAGCGTTATCTTACTGTATGGGTGGCTTTGTGTATTGTAGCAGGTGTGGCTATCGGTCAGTTTTTCCCCGTTGTTCCAAAAACCTTGAGCCGTTTTGAATATGCGCATGTCTCTGTTCCTATAGCCATTCTCATTTGGCTGATGATTTACCCGATGATGCTCAAAATTGACTTTGCAAGTATTTTGGATGCCGGTAAAAAACCTAAAGGGTTGTGTATTACGTGTACGGTCAATTGGTTGATTAAACCTTTTACGATGTATCTTATCGCAGCTTTCTTTTTTAAAGTTCTGTTTGTAAACTTTTTGCCTGAAAATCTCGCGAATGAATACTTAGCCGGTGCGATCTTACTAGGGGCAGCACCTTGTACGGCGATGGTGTTTGTATGGAGTCATCTTACCAAAGGCGATGCTGCTTATACTTTGATACAAGTGGCGGTCAATGACCTGATTTTACTGATTGCATTTACGCCCATTGTGGCTTTTTTACTCGGTGTGAGCAATGTCATTGTCCCTTATGACACTCTGTTCTTATCGGTTGTTTTGTTTGTAGTTATACCCTTATTGAGTGGGTATCTCTCAAGACGATACATCATCAAGCACAAAGGGCTTAGTTACTTTGAAAATGTGTTTATTAAAAAATTTGACAACACTACTATTTTAGGGCTTTTGTTGACACTTATTATTATTTTTACCTTTCAAGGCGATATCATTCTTAACAATCCTTTACATGTACTCCTCATTGCAATTCCTCTTACTATTCAAACTTTTTTTATTTTTTACATCTCATATGGTTGGGCACGTCTGTGGAAGCTTCCTCATAACATTGCTGCACCTGCTGGGATGATCGGGGCGAGTAACTTTTTTGAATTGGCCGTGGCTGTTGCCATCACGCTCTTTGGCTTACAATCAGGTGCGACGCTAGCAACGGTGGTGGGCGTGCTTGTGGAAGTGCCTGTCATGTTGGCATTGGTACGCATTGCGAACAACACAAAACATTGGTTTGAAATGTAA
- the metE gene encoding 5-methyltetrahydropteroyltriglutamate--homocysteine S-methyltransferase gives MSQTYVTGFPRIGEKRELKFALEEYWAGKTDFEALKAVAKTLRNRHWNYQKERHIDFISCNDFSLYDIMLDTTVMLGAIPPRFENIDDKTDRYFAMARGDDDHAAMEMTKWFNTNYHYIVPELHANMNFSHVNISKIAEEFIEAKAQGVHPKINLVGPLTFIFLSNAVDGSDLFNLFDAVVTAYAKVLYAISSLGENIVVQFDEPLFAKTLEPKFLSLLKIAYERLGVVSPNLKIAVVTYFDRANEAVEILGNCPIWGIGLDFVYGEENLDALLHVNGKMLIAGVIDGRNVWKNNVSKTYNLLEKISEKIDAQQIIISTSCSLLHVPFSTQFEEKLAPEVKSRLSFALEKLVELEQINTLWEKQEKPEASACTQKAPSVKSSAIAYTRSSYTTRFALQQKALNLPLFPTTTIGSFPQTKETRAVRNAFKKGEITREAYEASLKESIKKCVELQEALGLDVLVHGEFERNDMVEYFGELLEGFAFSENGWVQSYGSRCVKPPLLYGSVSRKQPLSVDWSVYAQSLTDKPMKGMLTGPVTILNWSFVRNDIPKSEVAFEVARAIAEEVDELQRHDIKIIQVDEAAFKEGYPLREEKIKAYEKWAVESFKASIGIAWDQTQIHTHMCYSNFNDIIDTIERMDADVITIETSRSGNKLLKVFQKANYKAQIGPGVYDIHSPRVPSVEEMSEQIKAFLHVLPKEQLWINPDCGLKTRGWSETKAALANMIKAVHLAR, from the coding sequence ATGTCACAAACCTACGTTACAGGGTTTCCTCGCATTGGGGAAAAACGTGAACTCAAATTTGCCCTAGAAGAATATTGGGCAGGAAAAACTGATTTTGAAGCGCTCAAAGCGGTTGCAAAAACGCTTCGAAATCGCCATTGGAACTACCAAAAAGAGCGTCATATCGACTTTATTTCGTGCAATGATTTTAGTTTGTATGACATCATGCTCGATACCACCGTTATGCTCGGAGCCATTCCTCCACGCTTTGAAAACATTGACGATAAAACAGATCGCTACTTCGCCATGGCACGAGGTGACGATGACCATGCCGCAATGGAGATGACCAAATGGTTTAATACCAACTACCACTACATCGTCCCAGAACTTCATGCGAATATGAACTTCTCCCATGTGAACATTTCTAAAATCGCGGAAGAGTTTATAGAAGCCAAAGCGCAAGGAGTTCATCCAAAAATAAACCTTGTAGGACCACTTACCTTTATTTTCCTTTCCAACGCTGTCGATGGAAGCGATCTTTTCAACCTTTTTGATGCTGTGGTGACAGCCTATGCTAAAGTGCTTTATGCCATTTCAAGTTTAGGCGAAAACATCGTCGTACAGTTTGATGAGCCTCTGTTTGCCAAAACCTTAGAGCCAAAATTTCTCAGTCTTTTAAAGATTGCGTATGAGCGTTTAGGCGTAGTAAGTCCCAATCTAAAAATCGCTGTTGTCACCTATTTTGATCGTGCCAATGAAGCGGTGGAAATCTTGGGAAATTGCCCTATTTGGGGAATCGGACTTGATTTTGTGTATGGAGAAGAGAACCTTGATGCCCTTTTACATGTAAACGGCAAAATGCTCATCGCTGGTGTCATTGATGGGCGAAATGTGTGGAAAAATAATGTTTCAAAAACATACAACTTACTCGAAAAAATCAGCGAAAAAATCGATGCTCAGCAAATCATCATTTCAACGTCATGCTCGCTTTTACATGTACCTTTTTCAACGCAGTTTGAAGAAAAATTAGCCCCCGAAGTCAAAAGTCGCCTCAGCTTTGCCCTTGAAAAACTAGTAGAATTGGAGCAAATCAACACACTTTGGGAGAAACAAGAAAAACCTGAAGCGAGTGCTTGCACTCAAAAAGCACCGTCGGTTAAAAGCAGTGCCATTGCCTACACCAGATCATCTTATACTACCCGTTTTGCCTTACAACAAAAAGCGCTGAATTTGCCACTTTTCCCCACCACCACCATCGGCTCATTTCCGCAAACCAAAGAGACCAGAGCGGTGCGCAATGCCTTTAAAAAAGGTGAGATTACGCGAGAAGCTTACGAAGCCTCTTTAAAAGAGTCCATCAAAAAATGCGTTGAGCTTCAAGAAGCGTTAGGGCTTGATGTACTGGTGCATGGCGAGTTTGAGCGCAACGACATGGTCGAATACTTTGGTGAACTCTTAGAGGGCTTTGCCTTTAGTGAAAATGGTTGGGTTCAAAGCTATGGCAGTCGTTGTGTCAAACCACCTCTTCTTTATGGTAGTGTGAGCCGTAAACAACCCCTCAGCGTTGATTGGAGCGTTTATGCGCAAAGCTTGACCGACAAGCCGATGAAAGGCATGCTCACAGGGCCTGTAACCATTCTCAACTGGTCATTTGTACGCAATGACATTCCTAAAAGCGAAGTGGCTTTTGAAGTCGCGCGTGCTATTGCCGAAGAGGTCGATGAGCTTCAACGTCACGACATCAAGATCATTCAAGTGGATGAAGCGGCGTTCAAAGAAGGTTATCCTTTAAGGGAAGAGAAGATCAAAGCCTATGAAAAATGGGCGGTAGAGAGTTTCAAAGCTTCGATTGGGATCGCATGGGATCAAACACAGATTCACACGCACATGTGTTACAGCAACTTTAACGACATCATCGACACGATAGAGCGTATGGATGCCGATGTCATCACCATCGAAACTTCACGCAGTGGCAATAAACTGCTCAAAGTCTTTCAAAAAGCAAATTACAAAGCGCAAATTGGACCAGGTGTTTATGACATTCATTCGCCTCGCGTTCCAAGTGTGGAGGAGATGAGCGAGCAGATCAAAGCGTTCTTGCATGTGCTTCCTAAAGAGCAACTCTGGATTAACCCTGATTGCGGGCTAAAAACCAGAGGTTGGAGTGAGACAAAAGCGGCTTTAGCCAACATGATTAAAGCCGTGCATTTAGCGCGTTAA
- the htpX gene encoding zinc metalloprotease HtpX: MEVVKTVVLLILMTLLFVWVGGMMGGTQGMMIALVLAGVMNFVSYFYSDTLVLRHYNALPVTRQEAGGLYNIVERLSQKATLPLPQIYIIPDSIPNAFATGRNPSHAAVAVTEGLLQLLDDEEVEAVLAHELSHVRHYDILVGTIAATIAGAIGVIANMMQFGAMFGGDRENRPNPIVMIALAIILPLAAAVIQMAISRNREYMADEGSARLTAHPEWLQSALAKLSNYNRQGMVHDATPESAHMFIINPFSGKDISFASLFSTHPSTEDRIARLEELKFELK, translated from the coding sequence ATGGAAGTAGTAAAAACCGTTGTCTTATTGATCTTAATGACACTGTTGTTTGTGTGGGTTGGTGGTATGATGGGCGGAACGCAAGGGATGATGATCGCATTGGTACTCGCGGGCGTCATGAACTTTGTGAGCTATTTTTACTCCGACACTTTGGTGCTTCGTCATTACAATGCGCTGCCTGTTACGCGCCAAGAAGCGGGTGGGTTGTATAACATCGTTGAGCGTTTAAGTCAAAAAGCTACTCTGCCGTTGCCTCAAATTTACATCATCCCCGATTCCATTCCCAATGCCTTTGCCACAGGGCGCAATCCTTCTCACGCGGCTGTCGCAGTGACCGAGGGACTTTTACAACTTTTGGACGATGAGGAAGTTGAAGCTGTTTTGGCGCATGAGCTGAGTCATGTGCGACATTATGATATTTTAGTGGGAACGATTGCGGCAACGATTGCGGGTGCGATTGGGGTCATTGCCAATATGATGCAGTTTGGTGCAATGTTCGGAGGAGATAGAGAAAATCGTCCCAATCCTATTGTGATGATCGCCCTTGCCATCATCTTACCGCTTGCAGCGGCAGTGATTCAGATGGCAATCAGCCGTAACCGCGAATACATGGCAGATGAAGGTTCAGCTCGTTTAACAGCGCATCCTGAATGGTTGCAAAGCGCACTGGCCAAACTTTCCAACTACAACCGCCAAGGCATGGTGCATGACGCCACACCTGAGAGTGCGCATATGTTTATCATCAACCCTTTTTCAGGCAAAGATATTTCGTTTGCGTCACTCTTTTCAACGCACCCTTCCACCGAAGATCGCATTGCACGACTCGAAGAGCTCAAATTTGAGCTAAAATAA
- a CDS encoding cupin domain-containing protein translates to MKRSLNEIPSTPLQAGEGASMQMLIAPSVETNFAMRKFVIKKDGHMPFHTNTVEHEQYVLKGKARVRLGDESFIAVKDDILFIPAGVAHSYQVIGDEDYEFLCLVPNSEDKIEMVNAGGQGCGC, encoded by the coding sequence ATGAAACGCTCTTTAAATGAAATTCCAAGCACGCCACTTCAAGCAGGTGAGGGTGCGAGTATGCAAATGCTGATTGCGCCAAGTGTTGAAACAAACTTTGCAATGCGCAAATTTGTCATTAAAAAAGATGGACATATGCCTTTTCATACCAATACGGTTGAACATGAGCAGTATGTTTTAAAAGGCAAGGCGCGCGTTCGCTTGGGCGATGAGAGTTTTATCGCGGTCAAAGATGATATTTTGTTTATCCCCGCAGGCGTGGCACATTCGTACCAAGTGATTGGTGATGAAGATTATGAATTTTTGTGTTTAGTGCCTAATAGTGAAGATAAAATTGAGATGGTTAATGCCGGCGGTCAAGGTTGCGGTTGTTAA
- a CDS encoding RBBP9/YdeN family alpha/beta hydrolase, translating into MKDQAKTHWQTYWEKKSYRFLKRIEQNDWDHPVCNEWAKNIEIAVKNAGKDVIIVSHSIGCLVVAHWASMAHHSPIKGALIVAPPDPKEPTFPTIAEGFEHTPLQPFLFPSIIVASSNDPYASLAYSKHIADAWGSSLVNVGEKGHINTASNLGLWEEGLTFLEQLRRTE; encoded by the coding sequence ATCAAGGATCAGGCGAAAACGCACTGGCAAACCTATTGGGAAAAAAAATCATACCGATTTTTAAAACGTATCGAGCAAAACGATTGGGATCATCCTGTCTGTAATGAATGGGCTAAAAACATCGAAATCGCCGTTAAAAATGCAGGTAAAGATGTTATCATTGTTTCACACAGTATTGGGTGTTTAGTCGTTGCACACTGGGCATCAATGGCACATCATTCACCCATAAAAGGAGCATTGATCGTAGCGCCACCTGACCCAAAAGAACCGACTTTCCCGACCATTGCAGAAGGCTTTGAACATACACCGCTTCAACCCTTTCTATTTCCAAGTATTATTGTTGCAAGTAGCAATGACCCTTATGCAAGCTTGGCGTATTCAAAACACATTGCAGATGCATGGGGAAGTTCTTTGGTCAATGTAGGTGAAAAAGGGCATATCAACACCGCCAGTAACCTTGGACTTTGGGAAGAAGGTTTGACATTTTTAGAACAATTACGTCGTACCGAATAA
- a CDS encoding isochorismatase family protein, whose protein sequence is MRLDSKQTAMLLVDVQERLFAHIHNHELIEKHLLVLLKGLKTLEIPILCNQQYTKGLGQTISSVHSLLGKTTIYEKCTFSCYQNSEVTEALEALHVKCVIVAGVESHVCVLQSVCDLLDAGFEVIVCADAMGSRKAYDHEMALRRMEQEGASLATTESLLFELLQSALHPQFKEVSALVKTL, encoded by the coding sequence ATGCGTCTTGATTCAAAGCAAACAGCTATGCTACTGGTGGATGTTCAAGAACGCCTTTTTGCACATATTCATAATCACGAGCTGATTGAAAAACATCTTCTTGTACTCCTAAAGGGGCTTAAAACCTTAGAAATTCCCATTTTATGCAATCAACAATACACGAAGGGTCTTGGTCAAACCATCTCCTCAGTGCACTCTCTTTTGGGTAAAACGACAATATATGAAAAGTGCACTTTTAGCTGTTATCAAAACAGTGAAGTCACAGAGGCGTTGGAAGCATTACATGTAAAGTGTGTGATTGTTGCAGGCGTTGAGAGTCATGTGTGTGTTTTACAAAGTGTGTGTGATCTTTTAGATGCAGGGTTTGAGGTGATCGTATGTGCCGATGCCATGGGCTCGCGAAAAGCGTATGATCATGAAATGGCACTGCGTCGTATGGAACAAGAAGGGGCAAGCCTTGCTACTACGGAGTCTCTTTTGTTTGAACTACTGCAAAGTGCCCTTCATCCGCAGTTTAAAGAGGTCAGTGCCCTTGTAAAAACACTGTAA